The window TCCAAATCAGTATTGTTGGAAATTTCTAGCAAAAATATTGAATGCATAGCATTTGACATTTAAATTATAGTTCATCTCATATTTTCGTTGTTTGTCCTGAAATTTGCAAAAAGAAGTATAAATGATTAATTCTTGTAATAACACGCAATTTGCAATACTATTTTAAATATACGAATTTTGACCTTTAAATCagcattattttcagttttcaagtGGTCCCAAAGGAAGTCAATCAGGTTTTGAATGAATATTCAACTACTGTTTATATGCTTGTTCGATTGTTTCCCTTTTTGCTTGAAAAATGTGCAGGATTGTGTGTGTGTGGATGGGAGGGGTCAATCgcaaataaattaaaccaagtgcAAAATAAAGGATTATATAGGGGAAACTGGTGAGCATCTCGGTATTTACTGTGGTATTCTGCCTGGTTTGCCCACCTGAAGTTTCATATTCATCGTTTTTAAGCAAGTTAAGTACTAGTGAAGAAATCCATGTCATTTCAtcttgtattttgaaaaaaggctaTCCCTATTCAAAGTTCTCAAATGTCCTATCCCTCAGCTTATTTGTTTTGCTAAAGTCATTTATTCAACCTTTTCAAGCATGTAATCAGGCGAGTCATACCCCCACCCCCCGCTTTTCCTCCCAAAATCCTAatcttttctaaatttcttGGCACTTATTACTCAGATTCAGGGGGATTAGTTCCAGCAATTTTATTGGAGGGGGGCAAGAAGGGTCTACGTCCAGTGAGTCAAGGAACATGGGCTATacaatattttccccaaattatTGGAGGGGCAACTGCCCTCCCCCTTAACCACGCCATTGCTcagattataattttttattatcccTCCCCCCCACTAAAAAATACTGAAGAACGCCTAGTGCATGCGTGCCTGttattaatgtaatttgaagtACAGTATATGCAAAAGACACCGATATGCTCAAAATGTAACAACATGTCTGGCCTtccaaaaatgtttcaaaaaattcGTGACTTATCATGATAATTGTTTTCTTCCCGGGTCTAGAtaagaaaaggtattttaaaaattagagtatTTGGATTAGTAATGCTGTTACAGTTTATACCACagagttattttagttttcagttttgagcTAAAGAATACTGAAAAGTATGTGTGCCAATAACATTTGGTTTCCCCTAGTCCTGGGCTCAACGGTGTAAAAAGTTGGTTCTAACCTTCTTTGTACCGATTTTTAAACGTCTCAAAAAGGTTTGTTCGCTAGCAAATATTTTAGCACTCTGCttgaatatcaaaagaattatctagaaatacttaaagaaattttcaactaatttcggaggttcgagaaatgatgttgcagcgccatttattttgaattgtttctaatttagcggatttttttaaaaaattagccacatggtaaagatgaattctataattgtttagttcattcaggttttttgcaatgtgttaatatttgtgatttgtaaaatttattatatttagtttacctattgttgctaaaaagagggatatattaacaggataagtttgttttggtgttacttggttgttttacatttgctgttgtttttttttttctttcataggcatgtattttgggggtgatacctgataCGGGGATGCCATGCATATTCTGTGGTAGctacaacacttggctgggtatagaatttaaagtggcaaaaccctataggccagtgtattctcctgatgagcccttgtgttgggttgttgcctctgaattatttgtctttattattttttctattgtttggtaaatgacgacttacacttattgacgacatgactgcctgtccatggattattctttatggttgattgtgtatggctaagctggttgacctatgtgattgtatggatgagtacggttaaggcctcattcaagtgctggtctatattaatcactaatttaggaaaacagtcttccttttctccttctgtgtctctctttttttcttttttttttgtgtgtttttgctgttgcattgatgatttctcttttcatgatatatatatatatagagagagagagagagagagatttattatttgtaatttacttattattattacttgtaTAGATTTAGTGTCATTCTAATTTACTTTGAATTAAAAAGGAGTTTCCCTTTGTTCCTTGCTTCTAGGATTAATGTTTCATTCCGCTACATTTTGTCCCACCCTCTCTTCTTTTAATCCATATGCTCTTATTTTTAGTTAGGTTTTATTTATACATTGGTTTTTCTTTGACATCatcatttttctgtattttgtggttatttttttttgtcttgtttcgTTTGTAATTTGACTATTTAGACATTTAATTTACTTGTtgcatttaatttattttttcatttgttcatttaatttttttatttcattgattGATCCATATTGTATctattacttattattttcatttacttttttttttttttacatttaaattcatttattatAGGCAACTCGTTTCGGTCTTGATGACGTTGCTCTACCAGGCCTTGAGAAATTTTGCTGCATTTTTTATAGGCAACTTATTTTGGTCGTGATGAGATTGCTCTACCAGGCCTTGAgaaatttttatacattttttatgtGCAACTCATTTCGGCCGTAATGACATTGCTCTATCAGGCctttagaaaattataatacattttataggcaacTCATTTTGGTTGTGATGATGTTGCTCTACCAGGCTCTGAGaaattttaatgcattttttatgTGCAACTCATTTCGGCCGTGATGACATTGCTCTACCAGgcctttcaaaaattataatacattttataggcaacTCATTTTGGTTGTGATGATGTTGCTCTACCAGGCCTTGGGaaattttaatgcatttttataGGCAACTTATTTTGGTCGTGATGACGTTGCTCTACCAGGCCTTGAgaaatttttatacattttttatgtGCAACTCATTTCGGCCGTAATGACATTGCTCTATCAGGCctttagaaaattataatacattttataggcaacTCATTTTGGTTGTGATGATGTTGCTCTACCAGGCTCTGAGaaattttaatgcattttttatgTGCAACTCATTTCGGCCGTGATGACATTGCTCTACCAGgcctttcaaaaattataatacattttataggcaacTCATTTTGGTTGTGATGATGTTGCTCTACCAGGCCTTGGGaaattttaatgcatttttataGGCAACTTATTTTGGTCGTGATGACGTTGCTCTACCAGGCCTTGAgaaatttttatacattttttatgtGCAACTCATGTCGGCCGTGATGACATTGCTCTACTAGGCCTTGAGAAATTAAATGCATTTTTTATAGGCAACTCATTTTGGTCGTGATGACGTTGCTCTACCAGGCCTTGAGAAATTTTACTTGGAGTCCAGTCATGAAGAGAGAGATCATGCGGAAATGTTCATTAAGTACCAGCTGAGCAGAGGAGGACGAGTTGTATTTGCTAATATAGAGAGACCAACGAAAGAAGAATGGTCAACAGCTTTGGAGGCAATGGAATATGCTCTCAACTTAGAGAAAGAAGTTAATGATGTATGTCCTTtacctttcttcttctttatgaGTCTTATAATGAATTTTGGGGAACCTACACTTGTATTGCCCTAAATAACGTTTAGTCGTAAtttacgtgtttattttttggaaagggGAAATTCTAGAGAAGTCAGAAATTCTTAAGATGTTTAACATTAAGTAATGAGGAAACGCAGTATAACATGcaggtttttcaaaattacagcaaaattcatgaaaaatatgaaaataaaatgaaaacagtgTGGAACCATGAAAATAGATCTCTATAAAAGAGAAGAAGTTAATTCTCTCGTATCATTTTACCATAAAATAATGTACACATTTCTGGGGAAAGGGAATCatgagaaaatttttgaaagggaAGGTTATTAAAAAGGCATGAGTTACTATATCTAAGGTTTCCAAAATTGGGCTGTACTCTCCAAGGCTATTTCTAATATATGCTTTCTTTTTGTAGATTCCGAAGAAATTTGGTGATAGGCCTATAAGTGCAATATAATGTGTATATATGGTTCTGTGATGTCGAACTGTACTGAATTTTCATTCCAATAATACATATTTAGATTCTTTCATTAATTCTCGTTTTTAAAGTGTATAATATGCGCCCCCTTTCTAGTAAAACGTGTCTATGATGGATAAACCGATTGTAAAATTTGGAGCCCTTGGGGCTACCTCAGCCAGGTTCTCCTCCCCCCTTCCCCCTCGAAGGTTAATCTTGGACCTTTCAATGACTCTAAATGATAAGagtatttcaaaattaagattGGTGCTATGGGAGGCTACATAGGTGTCCAGGGGTGATCTATGACAAGAACTGTTCATAGTTGCCATTATATGCACACCCAAGGATACAGTGAAGGAAGTTCATATTATCCCGGTTTCCTAGATCGCGGTAGTATAtttctacatatttttttttcttttaaaaatattatactgtGTATTCTAATTTGGGTGAATAACCGTTTTATGAGATTTCAAGGGGTATTGACCCAAAACAAAGGTCGGGAACCGTTTGATTTATATAATAGTTTCAAAACaagatagtttttcttttttcattttctagatATTGTATCTTAGACACAGTTCCCTAGCATAGTTgaattgttacttttttttactttgatagtTAAATTGTTACTTTGTTACCCTGGATCTAGTTACTTTTTCGTGCAAATGAACTATTTAACAGCCTTTTCTAAAACTCCTTAGTCCTCCCTTCCCCTGGAAATTCCCACTTGGTTTTTTCCTACTCAAAAAATTTCATAGCCGATATCCTAAAGCACTCTCAGATATCACAAGATAAATGAACGGAGTTTTACTTCATATGTCTGTTTTGTACCTATATGTACCCATTTACATAAACCTGAGCCCCCATTGAGCCCCCTCCTCCTTCTGAGGATTGTTCAAGAAAATTCNNNNNNNNNNNNNNNNNNNNNNNNNNNNNNNNNNNNNNNNNNNNNNNNNNNNNNNNNNNNNNNNNNNNNNNNNNNNNNNNNNNNNNNNNNNNNNNNNNNNAATAGCACTTCTTTTTTAGTTCCGTTTGAAGTTGTATCAGGGGCTAAAGTAGTCAGGGACTGATTGGCATCGATCacatttttgaatttcattattTAGAGGATAAATTTCGTTGGtactattctttttttagtccCTTTTGAAGTTGCATCAGTCAAAGACAGGGATTAAGTGGCATCAACCGTATACAGGGaataaattttggtttttattttcaattttagtctcttttatattcttatctTTGAATCTTTTTGAAGTTAATCCATTTTTGATagtatttttcgtttttagtccCTTTTGAAGTTGCATCAGTGAGGGACAGTGATTAAGTGGCCTCAACCGTATCTTTGAGTTTCAGGgattaaattttggtttttaatttagTCTCTTTTCTATCCTTatctttgaattttcttttaagggACTCATTTTTGATAgtatatttctcttttaatccTCTTTATGTTGCTTCAGGAACTATGTAGCATTAGTCGCATTTTTAATATATCAAATTTGAatgatagttttctttttttgcctctTTTGAAGTTGCATCAGCTGGGCTCAAACCACTCAGATCCTTTTGACCgcacttttgacttataaaagaTCCTTTTGACCgcacttttgacttataaaaggggcactaaaactttcatttttcaatcGAATAATAAAACACGAGTAACGAAACCCCCACTGTCCTCGGAACAAGGGCTGTGGGCTATTGCAAGTTACCCATTTCTGaaatgtaaggtttttatagaagggatggtcgtacGAACTTTAGAGAAGGCTCGTTTGATTCAAGTTCACTTTTGAAGAATCAAAGGTAATCAGAAGCCAATCAGCACCTTCCTCTTAACTGCCATCCTTGAATCCATCCAGCCGCATccttgaatttgatttttaaaacatcaaattttagtcatacttttctttttttagtcgcTTTTGAAGTTGCATCAGTTGGGCTCAAACCACTCAGATCCTCATTTGACTGACTTTTTGGAAGGGAAATTTTTGGACGAGCAAGTGGAGTCGATTAACAAGCTTAGCCATTTCACAACAAAGCTGAAGCGCGTCGGGGANNNNNNNNNNNNNNNNNNNNNNNNNNNNNNNNNNNNNNNNNNNNNNNNNNNNNNNNNNNNNNNNNNNNNNNNNNNNNNNNNNNNNNNNNNNNNNNNNNNNTGGACTTGGAGTTTATGAGTTTGATAAAGAATTGCAATAACTTTTGACATCTGTTTCTTTATTGCTTTTGAAGCGCTTAATGTGTAAAATGTAAcagctttaaaagaaaaaaaaatacaggtgGTTTCTAtattggtttattttatttgtggttgggaccatTTCTATGTTTTgacttgattttctttaagacttGGAAAACAGCTTAAAATGgtcgtttttcttttcttcggACCTCAAGCCAATATATGTTGTTTACGTACGTTCCATTGGTCTGCTCCTGAAAATGGATACACCAAGGTCACTGCCATTTGAATGGAGGCTATTCGCTttacagcaaaaaaagaaactagtcCGCATTATACATTCAAGTCCCACAATTTGACCCTTTCCTACAGAAAACTGCTGAAATTGAcctattaaaattccatttgatTGATacttaatatttgaaatatttaatgaaatgcCTAAGGGTCTGGGAACAGGGTATTACCCTATCCGTCTTGTTGAGAAGTTAAATACGATTTGGACCATTTGTTGATGGCTCAGGAAGAAAGAAGAGGGCTAAATAGTGAAAACTGTAATCTTGAAAATTATAGCTGAATTGGAAGAAGATTTGTGTTATTTGTCCTATGGTTTCTGTACAAGATTGGTGGTAGAGGAGGTACGTGGGGACAATCAAAGCAGTAAACTCAATAAGAATAtatggataaaataaaattttgaattattggaGACAGGCAGTAGGGCAAGGAATGGTCGTTGTTGCAATCTATGTACAT is drawn from Artemia franciscana unplaced genomic scaffold, ASM3288406v1 PGA_scaffold_87, whole genome shotgun sequence and contains these coding sequences:
- the LOC136042226 gene encoding soma ferritin-like, whose translation is MNMSVSKCRQNFHVEVEAAINKQINLELHASYIYLSMATHFGRDDVALPGLEKFYLESSHEERDHAEMFIKYQLSRGGRVVFANIERPTKEEWSTALEAMEYALNLEKEVNDSLLKLHQLGSNHSDPHLTDFLEGKFLDEQVESINKLSHFTTKLKRVGDGLGVYEFDKELQ